A genomic window from Synechococcus sp. CBW1107 includes:
- a CDS encoding glycosyltransferase family 39 protein, whose protein sequence is MAGSLADRLWLHLDQRLPAWDQADYLNSAMDHGRALGLLPGGGWQGWPDLLDLSPKVPPLASLVNGAVIALAGDSPDQASAALALWQGLLLVSVAGWGRQLVSPGFGLLAAALTSTTPALVSLRLDFTLDLPLTATSVLALWLLGRWAAPEPRGGSWGQAAAAALALAAAVLVKQSALLVLLPPALWAALRGLGHPQRRWQALGGLGLVLALVLPWLQHNWITTIGGTNRAVLESAAQEGDPPPFSLASLLWYPRLWPRQLGLVNSLPAVAGALLALGAAWRRRGFPRPQPAVETGQAKDGRGWAWLIGCSLSGWLFTTLSPNKDPRYITPVLPLLVLLLCWGWWQLGGVLRRQGQGRASWVALSAGLAVSAGSAVAAQAGEIRWQPRSPLPAVMDAMRQQVGEQPCTLVVLPNAPELNEHTATVFGRARGGQIVARQLGRQPRERQLVLDQAEWILLTTGEAGMRREASRQLAREIRQDPRFRLVGRWPWSDGEPVELWTRRRPVAATARFDRRFIELASGLKRGPAGLAPVFEAIGPQHQLDGHWLYQGRVTDWAEQRLRSDASDREALWTLALLAVLHNRPNQADHWFSRLQTLEPGNPWPPAYRSVVLLAGWNPWRAHAVASAAARGHQEPVLDALADVSGALLANPFSLQRAFRSVPQATSRVTDQMKQDQR, encoded by the coding sequence TTGGCGGGCAGCCTGGCCGACAGGCTCTGGCTGCATCTCGATCAGCGGCTGCCGGCCTGGGACCAGGCCGACTATCTCAACAGTGCGATGGACCACGGCCGGGCCCTGGGGCTGCTGCCGGGCGGGGGCTGGCAGGGCTGGCCGGACCTGCTGGATCTCTCCCCCAAGGTGCCGCCGCTGGCGAGTCTGGTGAACGGCGCGGTGATCGCCCTCGCTGGCGACAGCCCCGATCAGGCCAGCGCCGCCCTGGCTCTCTGGCAGGGGTTGCTGCTGGTGAGCGTGGCCGGCTGGGGACGACAGCTGGTGTCGCCCGGTTTCGGCCTGCTGGCGGCGGCGCTGACCAGCACCACACCGGCCCTGGTCAGCCTCCGGCTGGATTTCACCCTCGACCTGCCCCTCACCGCCACCAGCGTGCTGGCCCTCTGGCTGCTGGGGCGCTGGGCGGCACCTGAGCCCAGGGGGGGGAGCTGGGGACAGGCCGCTGCAGCGGCGCTGGCGCTGGCGGCGGCCGTGCTGGTGAAGCAGAGCGCGTTGCTGGTGCTGCTCCCCCCAGCCCTGTGGGCGGCGCTCCGGGGGCTGGGACACCCCCAGCGGCGCTGGCAGGCGCTGGGGGGCCTGGGGCTGGTGCTCGCCCTGGTGCTCCCCTGGCTGCAGCACAACTGGATCACCACCATCGGCGGCACCAACAGGGCCGTGCTGGAGTCGGCCGCCCAGGAGGGAGACCCGCCGCCGTTCAGCCTGGCCAGCCTCCTCTGGTATCCCCGGCTCTGGCCCCGGCAGCTGGGACTGGTCAACAGCCTGCCTGCCGTGGCAGGCGCGCTGCTGGCCCTGGGCGCCGCCTGGCGCCGTCGGGGGTTCCCGCGACCTCAGCCAGCCGTTGAGACGGGTCAGGCCAAGGACGGCCGGGGCTGGGCCTGGCTGATCGGCTGCAGCCTCAGTGGCTGGCTGTTCACCACCCTCAGCCCCAACAAGGACCCCCGCTACATCACTCCGGTCCTGCCCCTCCTGGTGCTGCTCCTGTGCTGGGGCTGGTGGCAGCTCGGAGGGGTCCTTCGCCGGCAGGGCCAGGGGCGCGCCAGCTGGGTGGCCCTGTCCGCCGGGCTGGCGGTCAGTGCGGGCAGCGCCGTGGCCGCCCAGGCCGGCGAGATCCGCTGGCAGCCCCGCTCACCCCTTCCAGCGGTCATGGACGCCATGCGTCAGCAGGTGGGTGAGCAGCCCTGCACCCTGGTGGTGCTGCCCAATGCCCCCGAGCTCAACGAGCACACCGCCACGGTGTTCGGTCGGGCCCGGGGAGGGCAGATCGTGGCCAGGCAGCTCGGCCGTCAGCCCAGAGAACGGCAGCTGGTGCTGGATCAGGCGGAGTGGATCCTGCTCACCACCGGCGAGGCGGGCATGCGGCGGGAAGCCTCACGGCAGCTGGCCAGGGAGATCCGCCAGGATCCCCGATTCCGGTTGGTGGGCCGCTGGCCCTGGAGCGACGGCGAACCTGTGGAGCTGTGGACGCGCCGCCGGCCCGTGGCCGCCACGGCCCGCTTCGATCGCCGCTTCATCGAACTGGCCTCCGGCCTGAAGCGGGGTCCCGCCGGGCTGGCGCCGGTGTTTGAGGCCATCGGCCCCCAGCACCAGCTCGATGGCCACTGGCTCTACCAGGGTCGGGTGACCGACTGGGCCGAGCAGCGCCTGCGCTCCGATGCCAGTGATCGTGAGGCGCTCTGGACACTGGCGCTTCTGGCGGTCCTGCACAACCGTCCGAACCAGGCGGATCATTGGTTCTCCCGCCTGCAGACCCTGGAGCCGGGCAACCCATGGCCGCCGGCCTACCGCAGTGTGGTGCTGCTGGCCGGCTGGAATCCCTGGCGCGCCCATGCCGTGGCCAGCGCCGCGGCCCGTGGTCATCAGGAGCCGGTGCTCGACGCCCTTGCCGATGTGAGCGGCGCCCTGCTGGCCAATCCCTTCAGCCTGCAGCGGGCCTTCCGTTCGGTTCCCCAGGCCACCAGCAGAGTGACCGACCAGATGAAGCAGGACCAACGATGA
- a CDS encoding iron uptake porin has product MKLFQRLLLAPVALGLVAPMAASAADFDLDGMKKYAGKKDQVTSITQFSDVQPTEWAYQALSNLIERYGCVAGYPDGTFRGKQPLSRWEAAALLNACLDRITEVTDELRRLLKEFEKELAILRGRVDRLEAKVGELEATQFSTTTKLKGQATFVIGAVTASGDRPGAGVFGSSPTFGSRDAAEKYNAQFGATTFSYDLRLNLLTSFTGKDLLYTRLRSGNFDNAFNGKGVNLTALDVASNGIGGTDSIGVDRLYYRFPLGRDFTFILGAKARNTESVAVTPSLYGSGGGDKILDVFQLWGAPGVYNKATGALGGVIWKQNVKKGQGRFSASANYVAQQGSSGQAFDGNDNVCSSSEGGIGTDCARGNFLAQLNYTAPQWNVSLAYRYGQQATNFRRGTNFAASNSWFLVSGESNSVAANAYWQPKESGWIPSISLGWGLNSLSSNGTNALGLDYVQPFVKESQSWFVGLQWTDLFAKGNAAGMAVGQPVFATALSRGTDDSGNTTPADGNYVWEWWYKFQVTDNIAVTPAIFYLSRPLGQLTGDDNSFSNFGGLVQTTFKF; this is encoded by the coding sequence ATGAAATTGTTCCAGCGTCTGCTGCTGGCACCGGTCGCCCTCGGGCTGGTGGCTCCCATGGCCGCTTCGGCCGCGGACTTTGATCTGGACGGCATGAAAAAGTATGCCGGCAAGAAAGATCAGGTGACCAGCATCACCCAGTTTTCTGATGTTCAGCCCACCGAGTGGGCCTATCAGGCACTCTCGAACCTGATCGAGCGCTACGGCTGCGTCGCCGGTTATCCCGACGGCACCTTCCGAGGCAAGCAGCCCCTGAGCCGCTGGGAAGCTGCGGCTCTGCTCAACGCCTGCCTCGATCGGATCACCGAAGTGACCGACGAGCTGCGCCGCCTGCTCAAGGAGTTCGAGAAGGAGCTCGCCATCCTGCGGGGCCGTGTGGATCGCCTCGAGGCCAAGGTGGGCGAACTGGAGGCCACACAGTTCTCCACAACCACGAAACTTAAGGGCCAGGCCACGTTCGTCATTGGCGCCGTCACGGCCAGTGGTGATCGCCCGGGTGCCGGCGTCTTCGGTTCTTCGCCTACCTTCGGCAGTCGTGATGCCGCTGAAAAGTACAACGCTCAGTTCGGCGCCACGACATTCAGTTATGATCTGCGGCTGAATCTGCTTACCAGCTTCACTGGTAAGGATCTGCTCTACACCCGTCTGCGCTCGGGTAACTTCGATAACGCCTTCAATGGTAAGGGGGTTAACCTCACAGCCCTGGATGTAGCCAGCAATGGCATCGGAGGCACAGACTCGATCGGAGTCGATCGTCTCTACTACCGCTTCCCGCTGGGCCGCGATTTCACCTTTATTCTTGGTGCCAAGGCCAGAAATACTGAGTCGGTCGCTGTCACACCGTCGCTTTATGGCAGCGGTGGTGGTGACAAAATCCTTGATGTTTTCCAGCTCTGGGGTGCACCCGGTGTCTACAACAAGGCCACCGGTGCTCTGGGCGGTGTGATCTGGAAGCAGAACGTCAAGAAAGGTCAGGGCCGATTCAGCGCCTCGGCTAACTACGTGGCTCAGCAGGGCAGTTCAGGTCAGGCCTTCGATGGGAACGACAACGTCTGCTCCAGCAGCGAAGGTGGCATCGGTACGGATTGCGCCCGCGGGAATTTCCTGGCCCAGCTCAACTACACCGCTCCCCAGTGGAACGTGTCGCTGGCCTACCGCTATGGCCAGCAGGCCACCAACTTCCGTCGTGGTACCAACTTCGCGGCCAGCAACAGCTGGTTCTTGGTGAGTGGGGAGTCGAACAGCGTGGCGGCCAATGCCTACTGGCAGCCCAAGGAGAGTGGCTGGATTCCCTCGATCAGCCTCGGCTGGGGTCTCAACAGCCTCTCCAGCAATGGCACCAACGCCCTGGGTCTTGATTACGTTCAGCCCTTCGTGAAGGAAAGCCAGAGCTGGTTCGTCGGCCTGCAGTGGACTGATCTCTTCGCCAAGGGCAATGCCGCCGGTATGGCCGTGGGTCAGCCCGTGTTCGCCACCGCGCTCTCCCGCGGCACCGATGACTCGGGCAACACCACCCCTGCCGATGGCAACTACGTCTGGGAGTGGTGGTACAAGTTCCAGGTCACCGACAACATCGCCGTCACCCCGGCGATCTTCTACCTGAGCCGTCCGCTCGGACAGCTCACCGGCGACGACAACAGCTTCAGCAACTTCGGCGGTCTCGTGCAGACCACCTTCAAGTTCTGA
- a CDS encoding iron uptake porin, whose amino-acid sequence MKFFRQLLLAPVALGLMAPVAATAGEMNLDGINQYSASEDQVTSITQFSDVQPTEWAYQALSNLIERYGCVAGYPDGTFRGKKPLSRWEAAALLNACLDRITEVTDELRRLLKEFEKELAILRGRVDNLEAKVGELEANQFSTTTKLRGVATFTIGANSFGGDARATFGESVLNGGKVAPGQRFSDAAAAQQGATAFNYNLDLFLDTSFTGKDLLRTRLRAGNFGSSPWGAANGDNLVGLNAFEVAFEGASGADSVEVNRLFYQFPLGKSFTATIGGKVRQDDMLAFWPSVYPADTVLDIFTYGGAPGAYPLTLGSGGGIWWKSGGFSISANYVAANGNVGNPNFGGIGTEGSAQTGTAQIAWNNENFGLAAAYTYTSPQGGLAGLYGGNGTPLANLGYALSSSVNSVGVSGYWQPSNSGWLPSVSLGWGLNSHSADSSSAGALEDAIDGATTQSWYVGLQWTDVFIKGNAAGMAVGQATFLTNSGDNDLLEANDGNYAWEWWYKFQVTDNISVTPALFYLSVPLGQLQKSSSDTFDNFGGLVKTTFKF is encoded by the coding sequence ATGAAATTCTTCCGGCAATTGCTGCTGGCACCTGTCGCCCTCGGACTGATGGCCCCCGTGGCCGCCACCGCCGGCGAAATGAACCTGGACGGAATCAACCAGTATTCCGCCTCCGAGGATCAGGTCACCAGCATCACTCAGTTCTCCGACGTGCAGCCCACCGAGTGGGCCTATCAGGCGCTCTCGAACCTGATCGAGCGCTACGGCTGCGTCGCCGGCTATCCCGATGGCACCTTCCGGGGCAAGAAGCCGCTGAGCCGCTGGGAAGCCGCCGCTCTGCTGAACGCCTGCCTCGATCGGATCACCGAAGTGACCGACGAGCTGCGCCGTCTGCTCAAGGAGTTCGAGAAGGAACTCGCCATCCTGCGCGGCCGCGTCGACAACCTCGAGGCAAAGGTCGGTGAACTGGAGGCCAATCAGTTCTCCACCACCACCAAGCTGCGTGGTGTGGCCACCTTCACCATCGGCGCCAACTCCTTCGGCGGCGACGCCCGGGCCACGTTTGGTGAGTCCGTTCTCAACGGCGGCAAGGTCGCCCCCGGTCAGAGGTTCTCTGATGCCGCCGCGGCCCAGCAAGGCGCCACGGCCTTCAACTACAACCTCGACCTCTTCCTCGACACCAGCTTCACCGGCAAGGATCTGCTGCGCACCCGTCTGCGTGCCGGCAACTTCGGCTCCAGCCCCTGGGGTGCTGCCAACGGTGACAACCTGGTGGGTCTGAACGCCTTCGAGGTGGCCTTCGAGGGTGCCAGCGGTGCCGATTCCGTCGAAGTCAACCGCCTCTTCTATCAGTTCCCCCTGGGCAAGAGCTTCACCGCCACGATCGGTGGCAAGGTCCGTCAGGACGACATGCTCGCCTTCTGGCCCAGTGTGTACCCCGCTGACACCGTCCTCGACATCTTCACCTACGGCGGCGCTCCCGGTGCCTACCCCCTGACCCTCGGCTCCGGTGGTGGTATCTGGTGGAAGAGCGGCGGCTTCAGCATCAGCGCCAACTACGTGGCCGCCAACGGCAACGTGGGTAACCCCAACTTCGGCGGCATCGGCACCGAGGGTTCCGCTCAGACCGGCACCGCCCAGATCGCCTGGAACAACGAGAACTTCGGTCTCGCTGCGGCTTACACTTATACCAGCCCTCAGGGTGGTCTGGCTGGTCTCTATGGCGGCAATGGCACTCCCCTGGCCAACCTCGGGTATGCGCTCTCCTCCAGCGTGAATTCGGTTGGTGTCAGTGGCTATTGGCAGCCCTCCAACTCCGGTTGGCTCCCTTCGGTCAGCCTTGGTTGGGGTCTTAACTCCCACAGCGCAGATAGCAGCTCCGCTGGTGCTCTGGAAGATGCCATTGACGGTGCCACGACCCAATCCTGGTATGTGGGTCTGCAATGGACCGACGTGTTCATCAAGGGCAATGCTGCCGGCATGGCCGTTGGTCAGGCCACTTTCCTGACCAATTCGGGTGATAACGATCTTCTTGAAGCCAACGACGGCAACTATGCCTGGGAGTGGTGGTACAAGTTCCAGGTCACCGACAACATCTCGGTCACCCCTGCGCTCTTCTACCTCAGCGTGCCCCTGGGTCAGCTCCAGAAGTCCAGCAGCGACACCTTCGACAACTTCGGTGGCCTGGTCAAGACCACCTTCAAGTTCTGA